The Bradysia coprophila strain Holo2 chromosome IV, BU_Bcop_v1, whole genome shotgun sequence genome includes a region encoding these proteins:
- the LOC119066167 gene encoding uncharacterized protein LOC119066167, which produces MNVENSLDSSVSVNSSDSEATENSVENGRPCIVRFRHCDFTFVRQILIDWGKRLSTSPIKGASPAKKICLEESSNNDLLTAETVPIEERICGVLNLASLFKESYSNTPTNDLITIAFGVDISCSPECAEQIEIESRHRQSNKEAKWKQLQVGRICGSVFKEVCQSQSKYPPKQLMSRIYQHIDSDDNASAWLKKNFMTVRTKYERVMLNRHKNFVYRKCGLIIAPDHPQFCVTPGGIVECDCCGRGITEFYTPYEIRNEKMIYSLPCIDETDDYDFTLRKDTNFYYKIQLHMFLTDTKYCDFVIWTLCDFLDIRVQRDDDFLFVKVNTAKTFFLRKILPDLFSCGC; this is translated from the exons atgaatgttgaaaATAGTCTCGATAGTAGTGTAAGTGTTAACTCCTCAGATTCAGAGGCTACTGAAAATTCCGTTGAAAATGGCAGACCATGCATTGTCCGA TTCCGGCACTGTGACTTCACTTTCGTCAGACAGATTCTGATTGATTGGGGAAAGCGACTGTCCACAAGCCCAATAAAGGGTGCAAGTCCTGCCAAAAAGATTTGTTTGGAAGAAAGTTCAAACAATGACCTTTTGACGGCAGAAACTGTTCCAATTGAAGAACGGATATGCGGGGTGCTCAACTTGGCATCTCTATTTAAGGAGTCGTACTCCAACACACCGACCAACGATCTCATTACCATTGCATTTGGCGTCGATATTTCTTGTTCACCGGAATGTGCGGAGcaaattgaaatcgaatcaCGACATCGTCAATCTAATAAAGAGGCTAAATGGAAGCAGCTTCAAGTCGGTCGTATATGTGGTTCAGTTTTCAAAGAGG TGTGTCAATCGCAATCCAAATATCCACCCAAGCAATTGATGAGTCGTATCTACCAGCACATCGACTCTGACGATAATGCCAGTGCATGGTTGAAGAAGAACTTCATGACCGTTCGAACGAAATACGAGCGAGTAATGTTGAATCGGCacaaaaactttgtttatCGCAAATGTGGCTTGATCATCGCACCCGATCATCCGCAATTCTGCGTTACCCCAG GCGGGATTGTCGAATGTGACTGCTGTGGTCGAGGCATAACCGAATTTTATACGCCATACGAGATACGCAACGAAAAAATGATCTACTCGCTGCCGTGCATTGATGAGACAGATGACTATGACTTTACTTTGCGAAAGGACACCAACTTTTActacaaaattcaattgcaCATGTTCCTAACTGACACCAAGTATTGCGATTTCGTCATTTGGACGTTGTGTGATTTTTTAGACATTCGCGTTCAGCGCGACGATGATTTCCTTTTCGTCAAAGTAAACACggcaaaaactttttttttacgcAAAATTTTGCCAGATCTTTTCAGCTGTGGATGCTga
- the LOC119066169 gene encoding uncharacterized protein LOC119066169, whose translation MNKYRIAVFIALYLSAVSASFIEDTLENVSYLAIKKALLEAGDTEFHANCVVEVLKVTGTTKDVTDMIFEFNMNLSKLNDKWKFADFVCTPPGLIVAALLFGLALCICCCCLIRCCKCRTKKPIIIHMPPTHVHSHRTASVPYVKMDVA comes from the exons atgaacaa GTACCGCATCGCTGTATTTATAGCACTTTATCTAAGTGCTGTATCTGCATCGTTTATCGAAGATACGCTGGAAAATGTGAGCTATTTAGCGATTAAAAAAGCCTTGCTTGAAGCCGGAGATACGGAATTCCATGCTAATTGTGTCGTCGAAGTGTTAAAAGTCACCGGTACCACAAAAGATGTTACGGATATGATATTTGAATTCAATATGAATCTCTCTAAATTGAACGACAAGTGGAAATTTGCTGATTTTGTTTGTACGCCGCCTGGACTAATTGTTGCGGCACTACTTTTCGGATTGGCTCTTTGCATCTGCTGTTGCTGCCTCATACGATGCTGCAAGTGTCGCACAAAGAAACCGATTATAATCCACATGCCACCTACGCATGTGCATTCTCATCGTACCGCAAGTGTTCCGTACGTGAAAATGGACGTTGCCTAA
- the LOC119066170 gene encoding B-cell receptor-associated protein 31 isoform X2 → MSLVWTLIATFLYVEIAIVLLFVLPIASPSRWQRFFKSRFLEMINRQAQIYFYLLFGVLVLFLLEAIREMRKYSQSDANAEAHPNVGMQHSMRLFRAQRNFYITGFSIFLILVIRRLVMLISTQATLLAQSEASMRQAQSASTAARTLLSQQKDKENEADKDDETAEAQKLIGELKNKLRELTAELDRERKDKEAMKSQSESLNKEYDRLTEEYSKLERKLTIGDSRKDE, encoded by the exons ATGAGTCTGGTTTGGACTTTGATTGCAACGTTCCTTTACGTTGAAATTGCCATTGTTTTGCTATTCGTATTGCCAATTGCAAGTCCCTCAAGATGGCAAAGATTTTTCAAGAGTCGCTTTCTCGAAATGATAAACCGGCAGGCACAGATCTATTTCTATTTATTGTTTGGCGTTTTGGTGCTATTTTTGTTGGAAGCCATTCGTGAAATGCGAAAATATTCTCAGTCAG aCGCTAATGCTGAGGCACATCCGAACGTTGGAATGCAGCATAGCATGCGATTGTTCCGTGCTCAGAGAAACTTTTACATTACCGGATTCTCGATCTTCTTAATTTTGGTCATCAGACGTTTGGTAATGTTGATTTCAACACAAGCAACTCTTCTCGCACAATCGGAAGCTTCAATGCGACAG gCTCAAAGTGCATCGACTGCAGCCCGTACTTTGTTATCTCAACAGAAGGACAAAGAGAATGAAGCCGATAAGGACGatgaaacagctgaagcacaaaaattg ATTGGCGAACTGAAAAACAAGCTGAGAGAACTCACCGCCGAATTGGACCGTGAACGGAAGGATAAGGAAGCAATGAAATCTCAATCGGAAAGTCTGAACAAAGAGTACGACCGGTTGACCGAAGAGTACAGCAAATTGGAACGGAAGTTAACCATTGGCGATTCGCGCAAAGATGAATAA
- the LOC119066170 gene encoding B-cell receptor-associated protein 31 isoform X1, producing MSLVWTLIATFLYVEIAIVLLFVLPIASPSRWQRFFKSRFLEMINRQAQIYFYLLFGVLVLFLLEAIREMRKYSQSDANAEAHPNVGMQHSMRLFRAQRNFYITGFSIFLILVIRRLVMLISTQATLLAQSEASMRQAQSASTAARTLLSQQKDKENEADKDDETAEAQKLRWLKIGELKNKLRELTAELDRERKDKEAMKSQSESLNKEYDRLTEEYSKLERKLTIGDSRKDE from the exons ATGAGTCTGGTTTGGACTTTGATTGCAACGTTCCTTTACGTTGAAATTGCCATTGTTTTGCTATTCGTATTGCCAATTGCAAGTCCCTCAAGATGGCAAAGATTTTTCAAGAGTCGCTTTCTCGAAATGATAAACCGGCAGGCACAGATCTATTTCTATTTATTGTTTGGCGTTTTGGTGCTATTTTTGTTGGAAGCCATTCGTGAAATGCGAAAATATTCTCAGTCAG aCGCTAATGCTGAGGCACATCCGAACGTTGGAATGCAGCATAGCATGCGATTGTTCCGTGCTCAGAGAAACTTTTACATTACCGGATTCTCGATCTTCTTAATTTTGGTCATCAGACGTTTGGTAATGTTGATTTCAACACAAGCAACTCTTCTCGCACAATCGGAAGCTTCAATGCGACAG gCTCAAAGTGCATCGACTGCAGCCCGTACTTTGTTATCTCAACAGAAGGACAAAGAGAATGAAGCCGATAAGGACGatgaaacagctgaagcacaaaaattg cgTTGGTTAAAGATTGGCGAACTGAAAAACAAGCTGAGAGAACTCACCGCCGAATTGGACCGTGAACGGAAGGATAAGGAAGCAATGAAATCTCAATCGGAAAGTCTGAACAAAGAGTACGACCGGTTGACCGAAGAGTACAGCAAATTGGAACGGAAGTTAACCATTGGCGATTCGCGCAAAGATGAATAA
- the LOC119066168 gene encoding uncharacterized protein LOC119066168 isoform X1 gives MNTLSSFTHTGGSRLTYPRNSSTPRKSILGGPKKLPTSGTSRFAKGVLRLRGGMDSPDQSNQPVRSDSSPSTSRESTSDDDDTKEIATECFNESVRSMYDYLPLMVRQPIIVSDRIGRINSLIQILVPGIAIRHHFNNMDSTVRKVQRRVLRSVKNAADDLRSLITFYGNAQPGTEDSVKFDNLSSLQEELALFVAHFERYKKNHTEKHKLIRIAFKNVSEQNNQHLQ, from the exons ATGAATACGTTGTCATCGTTCACCCATACCGGTGGTTCCAGATTAACTTATCCGCGAAACAGTTCTACACCGAGAAAGTCGATCCTTGGCGGGCCGAAAAAACTGCCAACATCCGG AACTTCCCGTTTTGCTAAAGGTGTCCTGCGTTTACGCGGTGGAATGGATTCACCCGACCAATCCAACCAACCAGTCCGTTCAGATAGTTCACCATCCACATCCCGCGAATCGACATCCGATGACGATGACACCAAGGAAATCGCTACTGAATGTTTTAACGAATCGGTACGATCAATGTACGACTATCTTCCTTTGATGGTTCGCCAGCCAATAATTGTGAGCGATAGAATTGGGCGCATCAACAGTTTGATACAAATATTAGTCCCGGGAATTGCGATACGTCACCACTTCAATAACATGGACTCAACAGTCAGAAAGGTGCAACGTAGAGTTCTCAGGTCTGTGAAAAATGCAGCTGATGACCTACGAAGTTTGATTACGTTCTACGGAAATGCTCAACCGGGAACGGAAGATAGTGTAAAATTCGACAATTTAAGTTCGCTTCAGGAAGAATTGGCGTTATTCGTCGCACATTTTGAAAGGTATAAGAAAAACCATacagaaaaacataaattgaTACGGATAGCTTTCAAAAACGTTTCTGAACAGAACAATCAACATCTACAATAG
- the LOC119066168 gene encoding uncharacterized protein LOC119066168 isoform X2: protein MNTLSSFTHTGGSRLTYPRNSSTPRKSILGGPKKLPTSGTSRFAKGVLRLRGGMDSPDQSNQPVRSDSSPSTSRESTSDDDDTKEIATECFNESVRSMYDYLPLMVRQPIIVSDRIGRINSLIQILVPGIAIRHHFNNMDSTVRKVQRRVLRSVKNAADDLRSLITFYGNAQPGTEDSVKFDNLSSLQEELALFVAHFES, encoded by the exons ATGAATACGTTGTCATCGTTCACCCATACCGGTGGTTCCAGATTAACTTATCCGCGAAACAGTTCTACACCGAGAAAGTCGATCCTTGGCGGGCCGAAAAAACTGCCAACATCCGG AACTTCCCGTTTTGCTAAAGGTGTCCTGCGTTTACGCGGTGGAATGGATTCACCCGACCAATCCAACCAACCAGTCCGTTCAGATAGTTCACCATCCACATCCCGCGAATCGACATCCGATGACGATGACACCAAGGAAATCGCTACTGAATGTTTTAACGAATCGGTACGATCAATGTACGACTATCTTCCTTTGATGGTTCGCCAGCCAATAATTGTGAGCGATAGAATTGGGCGCATCAACAGTTTGATACAAATATTAGTCCCGGGAATTGCGATACGTCACCACTTCAATAACATGGACTCAACAGTCAGAAAGGTGCAACGTAGAGTTCTCAGGTCTGTGAAAAATGCAGCTGATGACCTACGAAGTTTGATTACGTTCTACGGAAATGCTCAACCGGGAACGGAAGATAGTGTAAAATTCGACAATTTAAGTTCGCTTCAGGAAGAATTGGCGTTATTCGTCGCACATTTTGAAAG TTGA